CTTCAGCTTGGTGCCCATCTCCGGGCTCTTCAAGACCTCGTTCAGACTGTGCACATGGCCCGAATTTGTATGGATGAcgatggcctccttggcgatCCCTGACAGCTTCTTGTCCGACTTGTCTCTTCCCTCGTCCGCAATATACTTTTTGAAATCGGCCGCGACAAATCCCGGACTCGCTAGCAAGAGCGGCCTGGGCGTGTCGAAGTTGACGGTTCGGAGAAGGGCGGTCAGGGTCTTGTCGTAGAAGCGCCTCATTCCCTGAGATGTTTCGGAGGCGGCGCTTCGCTTCTTGGGGATGACGCTCTCGACGCGCTGCTTGATGACAGTGCGAAACTGGCTGATGAGGCAAATGTTGGCGATGCCCTCCTGCATGACaacggcggccatggcgccgTCCTTGTCATCCGACAGACTCTCGGACAGTGTATCCTTGGCGACCGAATCCCAGCCCTCGGGCTTGCTTATCGTGAAGGGGCGCGAGACCTCGAGATCGAGAGTGTGGTATTGGCCGAGGCTGACGTAGGCATTCTCGGATTTGACGGTGCCGCTGACCTGAAGTTGGCCAACGATGGGGTCGAAGAAGGTGCTCTTGACTTGGATCGCAAGGACGGTGTGGACTCGCTCAGAAATGGTGCTGCCGGTCTTGGTCTCTTGTACGACTTTCCGCACGGCATGCGCCatgacgaggtcgccggGGCTGATGAGGTTGTAGGCATGCCACTGTCCGCGCCGTGGTTAGCTGAGGCTCTGCCTACCTGCATACCACAGGTTGCGCGAAGGCGAGGAAGTGGATGAAGAGGCCGATGAGACGAGATTTGCGATTGGCTTACCATGTCCTCTGAGTCCTCAGGTAGGAGAGTAACGGCATCTTCGCCAATGTCGGTCGACGCCTTGGTTGGAACGAGCTTCATGATTGATCGGTGATGCTATGTGTGCATGCTACGTCGTAGTTGTGCAGATTTGTAAAGGATGCCGAATGCGAGTAAGCCTCCGGAGGAAAGTTTAAAGTTAAAGATTGCGAAGAAGCGCTCGTTGGGCTGTTGAAAATATCTCGACGCAGATTGGAAGATGCCCGCCGGTGGACTGGGGGTGTGGTGGGCATGTGTGTGACGCTGCCATTCTCCATTCACCCGCCAGCAGGTTTAGCAGTCGCCTTAAGGGGAGTCACAGCGTTGTGTCTCCGCAAGGTGACGCCAAAATTATCTCCGACACAAAGTTCATAGGTACATACCTACCTTATCGTTATCAGAATACCGGGCCACTACGATAACGCCCGCGTCGCATTCTCCGAAGACCATGATGTCCTAGGCGCCTGGGTGTGCACAGAGAGAGTGGTAAACGAGACGATTTTGTTGCTTTTGGACCCTCGACAACCGTTGCTCGTTAATATTGGACAGCTAAACAGTTCTCGTACGCAACAGGCTAGCTCAAGCTTc
The genomic region above belongs to Colletotrichum higginsianum IMI 349063 chromosome 2, whole genome shotgun sequence and contains:
- a CDS encoding Protein DOM34-like protein; protein product: MKLVPTKASTDIGEDAVTLLPEDSEDMWHAYNLISPGDLVMAHAVRKVVQETKTGSTISERVHTVLAIQVKSTFFDPIVGQLQVSGTVKSENAYVSLGQYHTLDLEVSRPFTISKPEGWDSVAKDTLSESLSDDKDGAMAAVVMQEGIANICLISQFRTVIKQRVESVIPKKRSAASETSQGMRRFYDKTLTALLRTVNFDTPRPLLLASPGFVAADFKKYIADEGRDKSDKKLSGIAKEAIVIHTNSGHVHSLNEVLKSPEMGTKLKDFKFTKETKLMDQFFDRLRLEDGRAWYGASAVAKAVNEGAIGPGGGVLIMNNSLFRSSDIPTRKKYVALVDKVRADGGDVRILSSDHESGQRLDMLGSIAAILSYPIHDLDEDEDEDDGETAAGDAGGETII